ttttatatatatatatatatattgtcactcaataataataataataaaattattagagattattttacaagaaatttaaagttaaaatcatttgatatttttgtatttaatataatcaaaagatgtcctatataaaaaaatatatatgtgtttgtattaaaagaaaatattttaatttggatttatattaaatacattttttaatacaaacattttttttaaaatagtacctcttttgattatattaaatataaaaatatcaaatgattttaatcttgaatttcttgtaaaataatCTTGAATTTTTACTCTGGAAGGATTGGCCAATCTGAAATTCAGTCATAGATGTCCCATCATGCATCCCTTGCCCATCGAATGTTGCATCAGCATTCTGCTGTTGGCCAATGGCTTCCAAGTTCAAAGAAGAGAGGTGGGGAGGGTACTCCTGTGTTGCAGAACCGGAACCTCCATGGGCTGAACGTCCACCTCTTGGAATATCATCATCACTGTCCCCACCAATATCGACAGGCTCCTCATCCGAATCATCGTCAAACAGTGCATTCTCAACTCGATCCGGTCCGGTATCGCATTCAAAATCAGGAACAACAGGATCAACATATGCATGAACAGCCCCAGCACGTTCGGGCTCCGCATTCAGAACTACCACTGCTACCACAGGCATCGATGTTGATGCACCACCAGCTGGGGTCGACTGAGGATTAGGTGCTGATGCCCCAGAGCTATCCACACCATCTTCCAACTTCGCAAACAGTTCAGTTACCCTCACCTCCGGAAAACTACGCCTGCAGTGAAATAAGACCTGCAAGTCTTCATCCGACCCGATCACGAAGGTCTCATATCTCACACCAGTTGAGACAACATCAATGGGAAtcttgtaaaataatttttttacccACTTCGTCCCACACGTACCGAGCGTCCGTAATATGCTTTGCTTAATCTCTGTCAACGTATTCGATGATCGAATAAAAACACTAAGCGGTTCTCTATCTGTGAATTTTACACCATgccttttgctcttttgaaTTTTTCCAGAGCAGTGAACCAGAGCCACAAAACTATTCTTCCCCTCCATTTGTGAATAACACTCTACCTCTCCACATTTGGCCCCTCTATGGTTTATATAGGCAGCCCCATTCAACCCATCACACGTAAACCGCTACTGCCAGTAGCGGTTTACACTCACACACACACGCACGTAAACCGCTGCTGGCAGCAGCGGTTTACACTCACACACTCCCACACATAAATCGCGGCAGGTAGTAGCGGTTTATGCACACCTATAAACCGCTACTGCCAGTAGCGGTTTACATAAAATAGTGAAATAATGCATTTATGTATTGAATTTGGAAACAATGTATTTGCGTAATATTGGGGCTCAAACAATTTAGATGCGTAAATTGCCCTTATGAATATTGTTAAAGTAATTATATTCTATTTTATGCAACTAAGAATACTTTTAATAGAGTGTTTTTAGAGTATTACTTTTGATATTTTCAAAAAGTGAATTGATTTACAATTGAAATAtgtatttgatttgatttatgAAATGAAACTGATATCACTTTGGAAAAACAATATCACCTTAATGAAAAAGAACCAATAAAATTTTGCCACttgtataattatatttttaaaataatataaaattctaattgAACTAATTCTATGTATTGAAGAAGCAAATTTTactttttagtttcaaaatagtcttataaaactcaaaataaaatgaaattagaATTAGTATTGACCTCTAAAAATTAACCAAAATTTAATAGGATGGTTGGTGGATGAAATAAACATTAATCACTCAATGACCAAAAGTTAATAATTAtggtaaattaaattaatattttatcataattaaattatGTCACACATAACACTCttctatatttataaaattattacatcgaatttctctaaaaataaattattctaataGTAAAGTCATGTCCATGTAATTTAACTTAATAATAATTATGTCACATATGAGAAAACAATTATCAACATTAAAATTATGGCACTAGATAGTACTTTTTAGACTTTAGTTATCCATGCATGTCTGAATTCAAAATATGTAGTGTAGTTGTTTCTGTGATGgatctttaatttatttatttgtaggTCGTAGATGAATTCATCAAGAGGAGGGCAGATACTGAATTGTAACTTCTCTAAGTTCTTTATAATGAGACAAAGAATGTTTGTGATTCACTTTTACTTCAAACCTtcacttatatatatatgaatgctATCCTACCATCTCTAAAGTAACATGTAAGTTATCCTCTTTGATGTGTCATATTTTAATTAGGTGTTTATTTTAACCTGAGTTACCTTCTCCGCTCTTTCATCGTCGTTGTGCCTCCCAAACATCACTGTCTCATTGGAGTTTCGTTTTCTCTTCTCAAATCATTCTTCTAGAAAAGGTACTCTAACTCTCTCTAATTACGTTTACTCCTCCTCACTCCTTCGTCGTCCTCATTACGCCTCCCAAGTATCACGGTCTCATTGGCTATATTATTTTATCTTCCCAAATCATTGTTCCAGAAAAGTACTCCAACTCTCTCTAATTGCGTTTACTCCTCCCCATTGTACTCCTTCATCGTCGTCGTTACGCCTCCCAAACATCACCGTCTCATTGGGTGTCTTATTTTCTCTTCCCAAATCATTCTTTCAGAAAAGGTATTCCAACTCTCTCTAATTGTGTTTACTCCTCCCCACTCCTTTGTCGTCGTTGTTGTGTCTCTTAAGTATCACGTCTTATTGGCCGTCACCATCTTCCAAGATATTATTAACTCTCATGAGATTAAAGTAACTCAGGTTAAAATAAACACCCAACTAAAATATGACATATTAAAGAGGGTAACTTACATGTTACTTTAGAGGGGGTAGGGTAgcataatcatatatatatatatatatatatatatatatatatatatatatatatatattatctcgTTATCATTatagaataataataaagtgTAGTTGAAAAATAATACAGATCATAGGATGTTAGAATGACACATGAAAAGTTTCTAAGCTCAAATTAAAGGTCATAGGATGTAATGGGACGGAGACTTAGAAATTGGGatttaatattatgtttattGGTTTAAAgattagtattaaaattttagtttttatctttaaaatttaagtaTTTCAGTATCctccaaaaattaaaatgagAACATAGAAGGTGTAAATCTCGCTAAATTcggtaaataattagtcaataatttaaatttttattagaaaagCTAAATATGCAAAACTGAtatcaaaataggatagaactcgtcgaaacgagaattttgatataaatttcaaaattcggCCAAAAATTAGGCCAAACCGGTCGAACTGACTCTGAACCGAGCCCGTGGgcccaatatatatataatgatcaTTTCATCTTTTTTCCCATTATTTGCTTCCTTTCTAGCACCAGCACCGAGAAGAGAGATTGAAGAGAGCAAAGCcactaaaacctaaacccttaTCAATTTTCAATTCATCATAATTTTCAATCCGaaactccgattgacgagccgtttgtggccacgcgttcgTCTCGGAGTCCTCTTCAATTCTATCCAAATGAAGTGGTAAGTTTCTCACCAATTCATTTTCAGTTCTCTGTGCCCCTTTTCTACACGAAAACTGTTGATTTTTTGGAtgattttgataattttagTGGTTTAGGTGCAAACTAAAATTGGATAATTGTTGGGTTGCACTCCAATCATCAATCGGTATGGTAAGAATAACCTAAATCCTAGccaatttttgatttattgatgAAAAATCTGAATTTGGATATATATGTAAATTAGGGGTGAATTGAGTTATATATATGCATTGGGTTTGAGTTAGGAGTACTTGGAGGCTTGTTAGTGATCAAGCTTGGTTTGGGCTGTTTTAATTGAGCTTGGAGAAGCTGTAATTTTGAGTTGTGAGGCTGCCTTGGGTGAATTAAgtgatcggccaaggtatggtttaagtTTCGCACGTTTAATATTTACAGTGTTGTGAAAATGTAGGTTAGATgaaccataggataagttgaattGTTTGTTGTATTTAATGATTAGCCTTGTAATGTTGTTGGAATAGATTTGTTGCTGGATATATATTGGAATTATGAGATGCGAAAGTTATTAATGGTGTgctcttatatttatttatgatggATTAGGATTGGTGTTTGTTAATAAGGATGTAGAGTTGTATTCTGGTGGTATTGAATAAGCTGTAACTAATTATGTAATGATCGGAATTGCATGAGACCAAGTTTGGACTAAACTTGGGAATATAAGGAACTAAACTGGAAAATTTGGGACCTTTTTGTTAAATATACAATTTATGGCAAATTTTTAAAGTTAGGTTGTTAAATCTGTCCTGCAGCAGAAAAGGTCAAGCAGGGCAGCAAATTGTTTGTCTTGCTGCGACTTCTACGAGTTGAGTTTTGGAGCAAAAccaattttgttataaaatttgattaactTGCTTTATTTCTCTAAAACTTCAGAATTTTAAGAGTTGAGGATTGGGAGTTGTGAATTTTTGAATATTGGTGGTCAAAGTTGAAAAGAAACAGATTTCAACAAGCTATGCATCAACTTCCAATGCTTGTAACTCTTAGAATTGAAAAGAATTTGGGTTGCAGCCAAAACACAATTGTTTTTGGATGAGCTAGGAGTTCCCAAACCAAAATTTAGCTTAATTGGAGTTTTGTAATAAAAGTTATTCAAATTGAAAGGTACTAAGCTTGTTGGTTTCTAAAACAGATTTTGACTTATTTTTACTTAACTTCCAGGTAATGtaacttcttcattaaaaatgtaTTAACTTAGAACCAATTGAGAAAGAAACCTGGATGAGTAAATTTTAActacattaatttttaaattcattggatttaacttggattttatattgaattttgaatatcACATGTTGCTGCTGTTTTTCTAGTTTTATGCACTGCAGAGTAGTTACggtttttcttttattcctgAGGCTAGAGAAATCAGAAAAttatgatctttggtttgttagaaagcttatttCAAGATGAACGTCTGGACATAAATTTTGTGCAATTTCGAGTTCATTTGTTATAttaaaacagaaaagaaaatagagtgtcgaggatgtcttagtgataGTCATGGGTTCGAGAAGTTAATGTTTAATCTTTGTGTGATGTAATTGATTTAATGTTAGAGTTGGGTTGATTTTAAGATTATTCAATATTAAGAAGGTTGAGAAGAGTTTGATAAATAGTTTGGTCAGGACCCGGAAAAGGGTAATCAAGATGAATTATAAAggaatgatgatgaaaaatgtGAAAGGAAGGTTGTTAATAAAAGGAGTTAACATGCCATGGCTTGATGAATGATTAAATAATGATTATGACTATGAAATGGCTTATGAATGAtaatatctgagatacgagtttccctgggtaaaAACCGTGGCTCgccaccacgtgttccaggttgattctcgatactctgttaaccctacgtcgtaagggtgaccgggcacgTATAAATTCCCGGGTATGGATAACCCCCATTGAATGATTTATATGATGATTGAATGTGAACTCTATGCATAGACTTTTGGGGATGCGCgacgggggacagtctaaggctttcggacttgtcgggttggctggataccCGACAGATGGGCcccatcagccataggacaggcatgcatcatttgcatttgtttgtttgattGCTATGCATTTCCTGGGTATGTCTAATTGATATATATCACCTGCTATCTGTTATACTTGCTATTTGTACTATCTTCTCATTACTTGTGCGTGAACTTATTTGGTTGCTTGTTTCTGTTGCATTATGATTGATGGAGGAAAATGAGGAAATGGAGAAATGGTTTGGTGTtagattaggattaaaattgaGTAAGTTAGATGGATTTAGAATACCTACCCCTGTTTATAGCTTCTGTTTAGTATTAAATTGGATAATTGTATaacggagttctaggattgtctatggcattcccaggaccttatttattatgcgcgtggcacttttaccatgctgagaacctctggttctcattccatattgtattgttgtttttcagatgcaggacgagAGGCTTCTTGCTAGACGTCTGGATCCTGGGAAGCGAAGTAGTTCTTGGGCGTATTTTGGTTTCtgtttgtatatatgtatatatatgtttagCTTACTCTCCAAGTAACTTATGTACGCtgctcctcttagaggttgaggGAGAGATATGAGTTACTTTGGtattttggtgtattttggGGATACCTATGCATGTtcatatgtatgtatatatccTCTGGCCAGCCTTAGCTTTGCAGGCTGAGTCAGGGGCTAGTTATACTGTTTCTTTGGCTTTCCTTTACATCTTGGTTTACCTTTATCTTTTTCCTATTAGGTTTCTTAGTACGCAAGTAATCCTATTCCTTGAGCGttgcacttttaattttcgcGATTATTGTTTACCCATTtgtttcaaggctcctagtataCTGCTTCTTtcataaatatatgtatattattacTGTTTAGAGGTTCGTAATACCTTACTATCTCagtcttatgacttaagcataagatttagtatagtagggtgttacattatggtatcagagcagttcgttcctatagagcctgaggaCAGACTGAATATGCAtttgtgcattctctgtgtatgtgtctatgtgctattaggatatctaACTGATATGTGTAGCATACATATTcgtgagcatgcatttgggactctTAAGCACTAAACTTGAGATATTGAGgctgatcaccttaatatcaattgtttggtgtgaacaggGACCAAATGTCGACTCGCGGATCCGAGCGAGGTAACTGGAAGAAAAATCCTAGGACCGAACCAATGCGAGGGCCCCGAGATGGAAGCTCGGGTGCTGGTACGAGCAACATAGGTCGATACTATAGGTCCATGACTCTTACTGATTTCCTCAAGATCAGAGTGGTACACCCCGGTTTAACGGAAACGCTAATGCGCTATAGGCTGATCAGTGGTTTCGAGAGGCGGAGAGATTCTTATACACTCAGCACATACCGGAAGTACAATCGGTAGAAATAGTGACTTACATGTTAGAGGGAGATGCTCAGAAATAGTGGCAGGAGTTATATCATACCTTGCAGATGGAGTTAACAGATATCCTTTGGAGTAGATTCAAGACGGAATTTTACGGAAAATATTTCTTACATGCAATTCGCATTGCAATGGAGTTGGAGTTAATGCAACTGAAGCAAGAGAATATGTCTGTTGTTGACTATACCCATGAATTCGATAACCTGTGTCATCTCTCTAGAGTTTGTCAAGGAAATTCAGCCGACTATGAAGCGTGGAAGTGTGTTCAGTATGAGAAAGGGCTTAGAAGAGACATCTTCAACTGTGTGAGTCCGCAAAGGTTAACAGATTTCCCTGAATTGGTTATGAAAAGTCAATTCGCAGAATGTTACTCCATGAAGTCAGCAATGTTACAAGAAGGCTATGGAGAGACTACTCCAGATGAGCCGCATAGAGCCGGACTAGGcgtatgttacaagtgcgggAAGCCAGGGCATATAGCTCGAGATTGTCCACACAGGATACGCTGGGATGCAGCCGAATCCGATTCTCAGACTTGAGGTAACCATGAACTAGCTGTAAAGTTCTAGCTACCTTGCATATCATTAACATGTAATATCCATTGGTGAAGCATGACAAGGTTTTATGATTGTGGAGTCCGAGCTAATGGTTAATCAAAGATTATTAGTTGTCGAGATGGAGGGATACTTAGCTAACTTAAAGAAGTGACTGGGTTCTTAAAGGATAAGAATTAGAATGATGTAGTGGAAGCAGGGTGGATTATGCCTAAGGAGTTGGAACTGTTGAAAGCTATGCGGAGTTACCATTTGAAATCCAGTGACGTTAAGACTTTGAGAAAGAGGAATAGAGAAATTCAACCTTTAGTTGCTAATTAATTAAGAGACGAGTCAAGGTAAGACCAAACCCTACACGAGAGAGTTCTTGAGACCCTTCTTGACGATGTACCAGAATTCCTACTTTAGAGAGAGAAAACGTGAGTTGCAACAAACCTAGTGCCCAAAAGCTGTATCAACATTGATTGCAGTGAAGACATGATTATAACCAATGAACCTTAGGACCGAGTTGAAGGGAGTACTGGAAGGGAGAATCTAAGTGTTTCTTTGCGAGAGCATGCCAACTAATCTCCACGACTTAATCTAATCTTTCTCTTATAACTTACATTGAAAGCTCTATCTTGAATCTTTTCCTGTAAGAGCCCAATTCATCGTTCTTCCGATTTTGTTCCTCACTCGTATAAACCTTGTCTCTTTTGAATTAAACCTGGACTCATCCTAACATAATCATATAATCTTTGAATCCTGGAGACCTGCGATGCGTGGAGTTGTTCTCTTGTGGAAACTCGTGTTCTTTTAAAAGCCAACTAGAACCTATTTAATTTGACATGCCTTATTCATCCTATTTAAGCTTTGATTCGAACTTCTTCCCTGAGATGTAATTAGGTTTCTCTTTTTGTGTATTCCATCAGTTTTGTACAGCTCTGGTTAACTGTATGCAAGACTTTCTTTTTAATTCTCGTGAACACCATTCATGTTACTCATTCGTCCTTTGAACATAACATCTCTTCGAAAAATCAACTCGTATTGGATCTTGCAATGCGCATGACTCTTAGATGCAACTATTGGAGTATCCATCCTTTATAGCAAGGCTTTTGAACATGAAAATGAATCAGCGACATTCCTAAAAAAATCTAGAGCCTTAATCCTCGCCAATCGTATCGCTCATGACTAAATAGATGCAATGAGATGCACCTAGGTTCCTTTCCTTGTGCATTCCATCATTTCGGTATAATCCTGATTAACCATATACAAGATTTTCTTTCTGATTTATTACAAACACCATTGTATTGCTCATTCATTTTTCAAGCTTAATGtccttttaaaaattaactcgGGCAAATATTAGTATCATGTATAGATTATAGCTGCAACTGTTGAGATGTTGATTCCTTAAGAGCAAGATTTTTGGACACGGAAGATGAAGCATGTAAGCGTGCGCCGTCAAAAAGAGTTTTGGAGTTTTAAATTCTCGCTGAACACAAAGCCTATGATTAGGTTACCGCATTAGAAATACACTGGTTACATGGAAACTCGAATATGAAGAGAGCTTTCGAACTCCAAGAGAAGGATTAACCCCAATTCCAGTAATCAGGATATTCGAACTTATTTAACAACTCGAAATTAGTGCGATATATTACTAAAGGGGTTTAGGATACGTGTAAATACAACATCGTGAAATGGTAACGGATGCCCTGAGTGAAAAGTTTCTGGGGAAATGCTCGAATATAAGTTTCAGAGGAAGGAAGGCTAGGTAAGTTGGAACTTTAAATTGGATATCAAAGGTATAACTAAAGGAGTCAAACTAAATCTATTGCAGTCTTAAAATGTAGCAAGGACGAAATGCAAGAAGCGTAAGAAGACAGTAAAGATCTGCCGAGGATGTTGAGGTCTGGTAAACAAAAAAGGAACTaagaagagattttatatgccTAATGCCGAAATAGAGATCCTAGAGTCAAGAACTTAAGGAGTACAAAATTGGTAATAAAGAGCTACTAAGAGTACTAAAGCCGGTTGAATCAAGAAGATGACAAAAGAGAGTTATGTGTCGAAATCAGAAGTTGAAATAAGGAACTGTTGCCCGAAACTTACAAGTGAGGATTATCGAATTTACCTTGAGATTTCTAAAACAAACCACGAATCTAGGAAGATATTTTGAGCAGTTAGAAGTGAAGAACGAAGTGGAAATCTATGTGATTACAAGTTTGACAtatgagaaagaaaagagagaccACCAGAAGCCGTTCGAAATGCCACAACCGTCGAAGGTTCAACATTAAAGGTAAAAGGGAATAGCTATCGATTTTATAATAGATTGCCAAGGTCTAGGACAAAAAGTGATACTGTTAGGAACTCGTGGATCAAGTGATCAAGTCTGTTTTGCCCATCGGAGCAAACTACTTATTAGGAATATCAACGAGACTATACATCAGGGAGAAGGTGAGACTCTACAGTACGCTAAACACCCTTGAATCAATTAGAAACTGGAATATCGAACATCTTAATTCCTGAATTTGAAAGCCGAGACAACAGAGAAAAAGTTACGCAAATTTGAGTAAAGATTCTCGTTATGGAAGCCGACAAAAGAGATAGGCAGATCTAAGAAGAAGACTTCTCAAGTTGGAAGGAAGAAGATACCTATTTCTGAATATTACTTCAACGAACTAGAAGTGGACGAGCAATCAAAAAATTAAGAAGTTAAATCCCACCAAGTTAGCCCATTTCAAATTTAGGAGAGTATTGATAGTAAGTGGCGTACCAAATAGTTTTTGTCGTACCTTTCAAACCTATTCCAACATACTCCGTATGTCGTAACTTCTGAAGCACACCTCTAAAACAAATTCATGTCTTACAACCTAAGCCAGCTTAAATGAAAGGAGATGGACGTTTCGAGTGATGAGGTCAGTTTCAAGAAACTCTAAATATGCCGAAGGACTACCCACACCTCTTTTCAAATGACTGAATCTGAATTTTGAGGGCGAAATTCCTAATTAGGTGGCTAGAATGTAAACCCCGCTAAATTcggtaaataattagtcaataatttaaatttttattaggaAAGCTAAATATGCAAAACTGAtatcaaaataggatagaactcgtcgaaacgagaattttgatatcAATTTCGACATTCGGCTTAATATTGGGCCGAACCGGTCGAACTGGCTCTGAACCGGGCCCGTGGGCCCAATATATATAATCATCATTTCATCCTTTTCCCCATTATTTGCTTCCTTTCCAGCACCGAGAAGAGAGATTGAAGAGAGCAAAGCCACCAAAACCTAAACCCTTATCAATTTTCAATTCATCATAACTTTCAATCCGgaactccgattgacgagccgctTGCGGCCACGCGTTTGTCTCGGAGTCCTCTTCAATTCTATTCAAACGAAGTGGTAAGTTTCTCACCAATTCATTTTCAGTTCTCTGTGCCCCTTTTCTACACGAAAATTGTTGAGTTTTTGGGTGATTTTGATAATTTTGGTGGTTTAGGTGCAAACTAAAATTGGATAACTGTTGGGTTGCACTCCAATCATCAATTAGTATGGTAAGAATAACCTAAACCCTAGccaatttttgatttattgatgAAAAATCTGAATTTGGATATATATGTAAATTAGGGGTGAATTGAGTTATATATATGCATGGGGTTTGAGTTAGGAGTACTTGGAGGCTTGTTGGTGATCAAGCTTAGTTTGGGCTGTTTTAATTGAGCTTGGAGGGGCTGTAATTTTGAGTTGTGAGGCTGCCTTGGGTGAATTAAgtgatcggccaaggtatggtttaagtTTCGCACGTTTAATATTTATGGTGTTGTGAAAATGTAGGTTAGATgaaccataggataagttgaattGTTTGTTGTATTTAATGATTAGCCTTGTAATGTTGTTGGAATAGATTTGTTGGTGGATATATATTGGAATTATGAGATGCGAAAGTTATTAATTGTGTgctcttatatttatttatgatggATTAGGATTGGTGTTTGTTAATAAGGATGTAGAGTTGTATTCTGGTGGTATTGAATAAGCTGTAACTAATTATGTAATGATCGGAATTGCA
This sequence is a window from Arachis stenosperma cultivar V10309 chromosome 10, arast.V10309.gnm1.PFL2, whole genome shotgun sequence. Protein-coding genes within it:
- the LOC130956715 gene encoding uncharacterized protein LOC130956715, whose protein sequence is MEGKNSFVALVHCSGKIQKSKRHGVKFTDREPLSVFIRSSNTLTEIKQSILRTLGTCGTKWVKKLFYKIPIDVVSTGVRYETFVIGSDEDLQVLFHCRRSFPEVRVTELFAKLEDGVDSSGASAPNPQSTPAGGASTSMPVVAVVVLNAEPERAGAVHAYVDPVVPDFECDTGPDRVENALFDDDSDEEPVDIGGDSDDDIPRGGRSAHGGSGSATQEYPPHLSSLNLEAIGQQQNADATFDGQGMHDGTSMTEFQIGQSFQIFQIEFQVLKVVFGHISGDESLPEH
- the LOC130956716 gene encoding uncharacterized protein LOC130956716 — its product is MELTDILWSRFKTEFYGKYFLHAIRIAMELELMQLKQENMSVVDYTHEFDNLCHLSRVCQGNSADYEAWKCVQYEKGLRRDIFNCVSPQRLTDFPELVMKSQFAECYSMKSAMLQEGYGETTPDEPHRAGLGVCYKCGKPGHIARDCPHRIRWDAAESDSQT